Genomic window (Leptospira kanakyensis):
GATATTGACTAAAGGCGTAAATGGAGAAGCTGCAGTAAGTCCTTATTGGGGAACTTATGTTTATGGTGCAGATAAATGGTTTTATAGCCCCGATTTCTTTCCTGGATGGATAAAGTGTGTATTATTTATGAAAGGAGCATCAACATCTGTTGCCAATATCACAAATAATAAACCAAACGCTTACGGTGATCTCGCGATAGACTTTTTGAATTTTTTGACTCCCCTGCCATTGATTACAATTACAGATTATAATTCATATTCTCATGAATTAAATCGACTTAATAAATTAGGAAAAAGGGATGTATATTAAATATTTATTTTTATTGCTTTTACTACTTTTGGCATCTTGTTACCCGAGCGTAGTAAAAGTGCATTCAGTTTATCATCCGTATTTAATCAAAAATCTTTGCAATGTTTCGATCCTTGGAAAATTCGATCGTGTTAGATCAATTTCAATTTTCTTGGAAGAAGATAATATTCTAGATTTAAATGCGGAAGAAGTTAGAGAAAAAGAAATATTTCTAGATCAAGGCTCAGAATATTTTTTTCCAGTTGAGTCATTTAGAGATTCTGTTTTTAAGCAAAAAATACCATGTAAAAAACAAACAATTCGAGTTAGGTATGTTATAAGTGATGGAACGCAGATTTTGGATATTAAAACTAAAGGTTTGAAAATCCAAAATTTTGTTATTAAAGATTCAAAAGAAGGATTGTTCTATAATGAGAAAAAGTAAATGGATTTTGTTTATTTTTGTGTTTAGTCTCTTTTCTATCTTGGATCTACATGCTTTTCCAAATTATGTACCTCCTATCCCAGAATATAGATTAAAAATCGTTCCTTTAGAGGATTTTAATGAAACTTATATCATTGTTCAAATCTTGAATAAAGAAAGTAAGAATGATAGATTGCTTTATACGTCAGGAATACAACAAAGAGAATCAAGATTTCAGAGTATTACTTTAAGCCACAGTCCAGTAGTCGGAATTAAAGTAATTCCATATTCTTCAATCAATGATTCAGAGTATTTTTTAAAAGAAGCAAATTCAATTCGGCAAACTCAGATTAAAGAAAATTGCAGAAATTACTTTCCTACGTCAAAAGGTAAAAAGAATTATTTGTTATTTTTTCGCGACGATAGAAGAGAATTTGGCCAAGAATATTTTCTACAATATGAAATCTGGGAGGATTTCGAAATCCCACCAAACAAATCTCTATATATCGAAATCGATATTGTAAAGCGAGAACACAAAACATCAATTATAGACACTCCCGCTGATATTTTTGCTGATATGTGTAAATGAAATGCCTTTAGAAACTATGAAACAAATGATTATTAAAAAAATTTTTAGCCTTTCGTTCACTTTATTAATTTTTTACAATTGTGATTCGGGAAATGATAACAAAGACACTCAAAATCTTTTATTTCTTTCTCTGCTTAACAATGGCTCAACTTACACTAGCAATGTAAAGGTTAGTTTGTATGCAGGTTCTAGTCAGCGCCAATCTGGAGGGATCGATGGTGACAGGTTTAGCGCAACATTCAATCGCCCACGGGATTTGGTGTATGTGAGCTCGGACAAAAGTCTATTAATCGTTGATAATGAAGGTAGGAAAATCCGAAAAATTGATGCATCAGGATCTGTTTCTACCTTTGCAGGAGCTCTCGATGGTTCATTTGGTGATACAGATGGAATTGGAACGAATGCTCGATTTAAAAATATATTAGGAATCACAAGGTGTCCAGATGGGTATTTTTATGTAGCAGACTCATCTAATAGTTTGGTACGAAAGATCTCTGAAGCAGCTGTAGTTACAAAATTAACAGGTGGATATGGAAATGTTGACGGTAATCTTGCGGCAGCTCGATTTGGAATTCTACGGGATATTACTTGTGATAATACTGGGAATTTATTTGTAACAGATGGAAGTAATCATTCCATTCGCAAAATTGACACTTCTGGAAATGTCACTACTTATGCAGGTAGTACTTCAGGCGTTGCGGGTTTAGTGGATGGTGTCGGAAACGATGCAAGATTTACAGACCCAAATGGAATTAGTTTTGATCCTATATCTGGTAACTTGTATGTGTTAGGTTGCTGTGGCAGTTTTGCAGTGATTGATCAAAATAGAAAAGTTACTTTTGTGACAAAAGTTTTAGGTTATGTGAATGGAAATATTTCCCAAGCAAAATTTAGTTCACCGACCAATTTAGTAAATGATGTGGATGGCGATTTTATAATAGCTGACTCAGTGAACAATGCAATTAGAAAGTATACACGTGTTGGTGAAGTTTCAACATTCGCAGGTACGACATTTGGTGAGTTTGGGTTAGTAGATGGCTATGGAACACAAGCAAGGTTTAACGAACCTTCCGGAATTGTGGCTGGAGAAGGCCGTACTTTTTTTGTAACTGATTATCGAAATCATGTGATTCGAAAAATTGAATATTAATCATCATCTGACTCTATTAATTAAAATATCAAGTAAATGAAAATAATTTATCTATTTCTATTCTTTCTTTTCCTTTGTTCAAGTTTTGCTCTCCAAGCAGCAAAAATTCAGTTTTTTAATGGTGATGTTTTTTTTGCAGAATTAGTTTCTGAAGACGAACGTTTTCTTATTGTGAAATTTAAAAGTAGAAACTTTAAAATTCCTAAAAAAGAAATTGAGTTTTCTGATATTGCAAACAATTCAGCAAGTGATACTTCATATACTTTGTCAGTGTTTAGCCTTAGAGATGGAAGTAAGATCAAAGGAGCACTTGCTGAAGAGAAAAAAACAGAATTTGTTTTTAAAACAGAGATAGGATTTTTAGTAGTACTAAAATCTGAAATTTTGCCACCATATCCGACGAAAGTCACTAGCCCAGAAATGGATTCAAAATATTTACTCTACGAAAAAGATGAAAATCGAACTTTATTTGGAGGATCATTATTTCTTCTTCCGACATATCAACCTCTTGCTTATCAACATCCATATTTAATTGGTGGATCTATATTTACTGAACCTGCTTATCTAAAATTAAATCATAATTGGCAAGGAGGAGTTCGTATAGAAAATTATCAGTCAAAAGGAAAACTTTCAATATTATCAGGAAGTGTATATATTCTAAATAATGGAAAGTTATTCAATTGGGATATTTTAAGTTATTATACTTCGTTTGGGTTGGGTATTTCCCAAGTTTCTTACACATCTAAGGATAATCAATCTTACTCAGGTCAAAATACTATTATTAGTTTTGATTTTGGATGGCAAAAGACAATATTTCTAGATTCATTTTTACGCATTGGAATTAAAAACACCTGCTTTTTAGAACCTACTCAAGTCTACTGTGGTTCTGGTCTAGAAATGCAAACTGGAGTTTTCTTTTGAAGAATCATTATTTCTTTTTAGTATTTTGTTTGATATCTTGTACACAAACTCCATTCACAGAAGGAACATCTCAAGATAAAGTTAAAGTAAATTGGGCTGCCGCTGGTGCAATATCTGAAAATTCGGCAGTTCTTACTTGGGAATGCTCTTCTAAATCACTAGGTTTTGTGAATCTATCTGGTACTCAAACGAATCGATTTGATACATCATTTTTTGAATCGACA
Coding sequences:
- a CDS encoding LA_3334 family protein, with amino-acid sequence MKIIYLFLFFLFLCSSFALQAAKIQFFNGDVFFAELVSEDERFLIVKFKSRNFKIPKKEIEFSDIANNSASDTSYTLSVFSLRDGSKIKGALAEEKKTEFVFKTEIGFLVVLKSEILPPYPTKVTSPEMDSKYLLYEKDENRTLFGGSLFLLPTYQPLAYQHPYLIGGSIFTEPAYLKLNHNWQGGVRIENYQSKGKLSILSGSVYILNNGKLFNWDILSYYTSFGLGISQVSYTSKDNQSYSGQNTIISFDFGWQKTIFLDSFLRIGIKNTCFLEPTQVYCGSGLEMQTGVFF